The sequence NNNNNNNNNNNNNNNNNNNNNNNNNNNNNNNNNNNNNNNNNNNNNNNNNNNNNNNNNNNNNNNNNNNNNNNNNNNNNNNNNNNNNNNNNNNNNNNNNNNNNNNNNNNNNNNNNNNNNNNNNNNNNNNNNNNNNNNNNNNNNNNNNNNNNNNNNNNNNNNNNNNNNNNNNNNNNNNNNNNNNNNNNNNNNNNNNNNNNNNNNNNNNNNNNNNNNNNNNNNNNNNNNNNNNNNNNNNNNNNNNNNNNNNNNNNNNNNNNNNNNNNNNNNNNNNNNNNNNNNNNNNNNNNNNNNNNNNNNNNNNNNNNNNNNNNNNNNNNNNNNNNNNNNNNNNNNNNNNNNNNNNNNNNNNNNNNNNNNNNNNNNNNNNNNNNNNNNNNNNNNNNNNNNNNNNNNNNNNNNNNNNNNNNNNNNNNNNNNNNNNNNNNNNNNNNNNNNNNNNNNNNNNNNNNNNNNNNNNNNNNNNNNNNNNNNNNNNNNNNNNNNNNNNNNNNNNNNNNNNNNNNNNNNNNNNNNNNNNNNNNNNNNNNNNNNNNNNNNNNNNNNNNNNNNNNNNNNNNNNNNNNNNNNNNNNNNNNNNNNNNNNNNNNNNNNNNNNNNNNNNNNNNNNNNNNNNNNNNNNNNNNNNNNNNNNNNNNNNNNNNNNNNNNNNNNNNNNNNNNNNNNNNNNNNNNNNNNNNNNNNNNNNNNNNNNNNNNNNNNNNNNNNNNNNNNNNNNNNNNNNNNNNNNNNNNNNNNNNNNNNNNNNNNNNNNNNNNNNNNNNNNNNNNNNNNNNNNNNNNNNNNNNNNNNNNNNNNNNNNNNNNNNNNNNNNNNNNNNNNNNNNNNNNNNNNNNNNNNNNNNNNNNNNNNNNNNNNNNNNNNNNNNNNNNNNNNNNNNNNNNNNNNNNNNNNNNNNNNNNNNNNNNNNNNNNNNNNNNNNNNNNNNNNNNNNNNNNNNNNNNNNNNNNNNNNNNNNNNNNNNNNNNNNNNNNNNNNNNNNNNNNNNNNNNNNNNNNNNNNNNNNNNNNNNNNNNNNNNNNNNNNNNNNNNNNNNNNNNNNNNNNNNNNNNNNNNNNNNNNNNNNNNNNNNNNNNNNNNNNNNNNNNNNNNNNNNNNNNNNNNNNNNNNNNNNNNNNNNNNNNNNNNNNNNNNNNNNNNNNNNNNNNNNNNNNNNNNNNNNNNNNNNNNNNNNNNNNNNNNNNNNNNNNNNNNNNNNNNNNNNNNNNNNNNNNNNNNNNNNNNNNNNNNNNNNNNNNNNNNNNNNNNNNNNNNNNNNNNNNNNNNNNNNNNNNNNNNNNNNNNNNNNNNNNNNNNNNNNNNNNNNNNNNNNNNNNNNNNNNNNNNNNNNNNNNNNNNNNNNNNNNNNNNNNNNNNNNNNNNNNNNNNNNNNNNNNNNNNNNNNNNNNNNNNNNNNNNNNNNNNNNNNNNNNNNNNNNNNNNNNNNNNNNNNNNNNNNNNNNNNNNNNNNNNNNNNNNNNNNNNNNNNNNNNNNNNNNNNNNNNNNNNNNNNNNNNNNNNNNNNNNNNNNNNNNNNNNNNNNNNNNNNNNNNNNNNNNNNNNNNNNNNNNNNNNNNNNNNNNNNNNNNNNNNNNNNNNNNNNNNNNNNNNNNNNNNNNNNNNNNNNNNNNNNNNNNNNNNNNNNNNNNNNNNNNNNNNNNNNNNNNNNNNNNNNNNNNNNNNNNNNNNNNNNNNNNNNNNNNNNNNNNNNNNNNNNNNNNNNNNNNNNNNNNNNNNNNNNNNNNNNNNNNNNNNNNNNNNNNNNNNNNNNNNNNNNNNNNNNNNNNNNNNNNNNNNNNNNNNNNNNNNNNNNNNNNNNNNNNNNNNNNNNNNNNNNNNNNNNNNNNNNNNNNNNNNNNNNNNNNNNNNNNNNNNNNNNNNNNNNNNNNNNNNNNNNNNNNNNNNNNNNNNNNNNNNNNNNNNNNNNNNNNNNNNNNNNNNNNNNNNNNNNNNNNNNNNNNNNNNNNNNNNNNNNNNNNNNNNNNNNNNNNNNNNNNNNNNNNNNNNNNNNNNNNNNNNNNNNNNNNNNNNNNNNNNNNNNNNNNNNNNNNNNNNNNNNNNNNNNNNNNNNNNNNNNNNNNNNNNNNNNNNNNNNNNNNNNNNNNNNNNNNNNNNNNNNNNNNNNNNNNNNNNNNNNNNNNNNNNNNNNNNNNNNNNNNNNNNNNNNNNNNNNNNNNNNNNNNNNNNNNNNNNNNNNNNNNNNNNNNNNNNNNNNNNNNNNNNNNNNNNNNNNNNNNNNNNNNNNNNNNNNNNNNNNNNNNNNNNNNNNNNNNNNNNNNNNNNNNNNNNNNNNNNNNNNNNNNNNNNNNNNNNNNNNNNNNNNNNNNNNNNNNNNNNNNNNNNNNNNNNNNNNNNNNNNNNNNNNNNNNNNNNNNNNNNNNNNNNNNNNNNNNNNNNNNNNNNNNNNNNNNNNNNNNNNNNNNNNNNNNNNNNNNNNNNNNNNNNNNNNNNNNNNNNNNNNNNNNNNNNNNNNNNNNNNNNNNNNNNNNNNNNNNNNNNNNNNNNNNNNNNNNNNNNNNNNNNNNNNNNNNNNNNNNNNNNNNNNNNNNNNNNNNNNNNNNNNNNNNNNNNNNNNNNNNNNNNNNNNNNNNNNNNNNNNNNNNNNNNNNNNNNNNNNNNNNNNNNNNNNNNNNNNNNNNNNNNNNNNNNNNNNNNNNNNNNNNNNNNNNNNNNNNNNNNNNNNNNNNNNNNNNNNNNNNNNNNNNNNNNNNNNNNNNNNNNNNNNNNNNNNNNNNNNNNNNNNNNNNNNNNNNNNNNNNNNNNNNNNNNNNNNNNNNNNNNNNNNNNNNNNNNNNNNNNNNNNNNNNNNNNNNNNNNNNNNNNNNNNNNNNNNNNNNNNNNNNNNNNNNNNNNNNNNNNNNNNNNNNNNNNNNNNNNNNNNNNNNNNNNNNNNNNNNNNNNNNNNNNNNNNNNNNNNNNNNNNNNNNNNNNNNNNNNNNNNNNNNNNNNNNNNNNNNNNNNNNNNNNNNNNNNNNNNNNNNNNNNNNNNNNNNNNNNNNNNNNNNNNNNNNNNNNNNNNNNNNNNNNNNNNNNNNNNNNNNNNNNNNNNNNNNNNNNNNNNNNNNNNNNNNNNNNNNNNNNNNNNNNNNNNNNNNNNNNNNNNNNNNNNNNNNNNNNNNNNNNNNNNNNNNNNNNNNNNNNNNNNNNNNNNNNNNNNNNNNNNNNNNNNNNNNNNNNNNNNNNNNNNNNNNNNNNNNNNNNNNNNNNNNNNNNNNNNNNNNNNNNNNNNNNNNNNNNNNNNNNNNNNNNNNNNNNNNNNNNNNNNNNNNNNNNNNNNNNNNNNNNNNNNNNNNNNNNNNNNNNNNNNNNNNNNNNNNNNNNNNNNNNNNNNNNNNNNNNNNNNNNNNNNNNNNNNNNNNNNNNNNNNNNNNNNNNNNNNNNNNNNNNNNNNNNNNNNNNNNNNNNNNNNNNNNNNNNNNNNNNNNNNNNNNNNNNNTTATTTTACgatttgatgtttatttatttattattattattattttaaaattgttagtcaactatttgctatcttaacttttcagggttttgttattattctattctaatgttatttttatttttatatattacgttattgttgttttcatttctaattatgttgttttagtttgattgttattttccatattctcttgggataagtttgttatgttttgttgatgttcaagttatattaaatatatttgttaaaagggccaatgaaaaaattctccgtcggttttggaggcctttccattttaaaagacggaattttattttaagtttacatattttagttgttgaaatggccgatgaagaaattaccgtcgatttccaaggcctcccatgttaataagacggatctttattttttagttattatttgagttattcatttttatttatatttatttggcactaactcttttactaagtgtctttacaggtacccggaggtgtttctccttttatttcattattgtaaatattgacgttaggcaaaccttaggccgataattattattttattttattgtgcatattgaatgtttattatacttgtacattattttatattcttcctcaatttgaaaaaaaatgaattcagtcgtgaaccacatttgtggattccgaagggtgcctaaccccttcccttcggaataacttgaaccccttacctagaatcaattTGGTTTCGTAAATCATTTAATGGTTTcctatttttcctaaaaattaggtggcgactcttttttaaaactcgattattttttaaaactttgttaaaattgaattaattaattattttcgagTTGCCGCGACGTTTCGCCCTATTTCATAGAATAGGGATGtaaacaaaaatgaaagttAATTACATTAAATAGCACTCATAATTACTCAAAAGCCCTCAAATTTGGGAGTATAATTTGACATCAGAATAATTTGATATGCTAATTGGTAATCAAAAAGTATAACACATGATGTTCGTTAGCCTCAGGTAGAGGTAGGGGGTGTTTACGGGATGGTTTAGGTCGGTTATTAGTCAAAATTAACATCAAACCAACTTAATCGGTTTTTGAAATCATCAcaaccaaataaaatttaatataatatacatttatcgGTTtcggtttgatttggtttgttATTTGGTTATTAACCATATGCATACTAATTCATTCAAAACGTGAAAAAAGTGACAATAATTCATTTAAAACGAAAATTAGTTAGATGACTGAAATTAAGAAACTTTCAATCATTGAATATACTatgaataaaacttcaaaattcaCTACTTTTGTCTTAGAAGGAAGAGACATTTTCAGTTCCCAcaaataattatcataaataCTCATATACATGAAACCGATAAGATAAAATGTTCTTACCTTGGGCATTTTTACTTTCACAAGtaaattctaaataaattttgctggatacatatataagatttttaaaattgtttataaaatagtatattatgttatatatattatttatcggTTTGATTCggttatttattcaaattttttcaaaaaaaattataatcaaatcaaatacaatcgattttttaaaaatctaaaaccaaaccaaatcaaacccTAAATAAAATTGATTCATTTAATCGTTGGTTTGATTTTTTAGTTTGGATCGATTTTTATCCAAATCGTGAACACCCTTAACCTCAAACCTTTTTCTGAGAGTAAGTTTGatagaaaagtaaataaatgaagaattacTTGAGGAATAATTAATAGaacaaaaggaaaatataaagTCGGGATTCTTATTTGTACAAATGGTACTTCGAGCTTGGAACGAGCAAGAGGATATTAATGAACATATAAAAATAGTCCTACTCTTAGTAAAAATCTTCatcaagatgtttaaaaacacAAAGGCATTTGGTAAGGATAGAAAGGGAGATTTCCTATGAGATACATGTGACACTTTTCGTTTTTTAACGAGTCACGAGTaaaataatttcctttatttccTCCCCATTAATTATAACAACTTTAACTGTATAATGTACAATTTTGTTACTATTTCTTAAGCAACAATAATGAGTTAAGTGGcaatatttttgatgaattagTGGTTGAAAAAATCACCTAAAGAAACTTTTTCTGGAAGAGCAATTAAGGGGTAGTTTTCTTTCTATTGAATGGTGTATTCCAAATTCTTCTCTGCTTATCAAAGCTTCCAACTATAGCAGACTGTTTTACATCACCTAGTCGATTTGCAAACGCGTTATAATAAGCTAATGGATCAACATTCTCCAATACTCTCACTGATTTGCCTTGCTTTTCGTCGATAAGTATCTGTCCATCTTCAGATTCACACCCTGAGGCAGATACTTTTATGTTCTTGACACCAAATGTTGATTCTAGTACAGAATGATCACCAGCCAAAACTACTGCTCCAAGGATTTCTCCGAGAAATGTATCCTGTTATGATACAAACATTGCAAAACATTTCCAAAATAACGCGTTCAGTGTTAAGAGGACAAAAGTTGGGATAAATTGAATTGAGATTATGTACCATATGTTTGTATTTAGGATGTCTCTTTTTCAAGTGGTGTAGCCTTGAGAGCAAACGCCTTGCGAAGATTGCTTCAGGTGTCCTTTTAGTCAGGTTAAGCATTTCGAGAATTTCAGGAAATGCACTGACTTTCTGCTGAATGCCAAGTGGAATGAGAGTGATATTAAGATCTGAACTCAAAACGGTTTGTGCAGCTAGAGGGTCAAGAAACATATTCAGTTCCGCGAATCTATTAGAAGGAACGTTGATCACGTTTCCATTCTCAATGTTGTCATGATTCATGTGTCCTCCAACAATTATTATATCCTGCATCAGAATATAAAAGGCATTGCTGCCTATATTAGTACAGTTATTGAACGAGTTATCCCGCCCTGGCTCTTTCTCAAAGGGTAGAGGAAATGCTTGCCTGGATAGCTTTGGTCGTATTCTCGCCTGTAAGAACGATCTTTGCTATATTAGTCAATGGACCATTTGTTAAAATGGTAATCTTAGATCCTGGTCTGAGTAATTTCACTGCTGACTCCCATACTTCTAGTGCTAGAGGTTGTCTGAGTTCGGGATGATCAGTGTCTCGTAGAGCTCCATATTTCATAGAATTTTCAGCTGTATATCTGAAATCGTTAAGATGAAGCAGATAGATCAGTATAACTGCACATTAAACAAATGGACATGTGAAAGACATGAAATGTTAATGCTTTACTGCTTTTCCTTTAGGCAAATGATTGACACTAGCTAGACCATGTACCTGCGAGGACTTCGTGGCAAAGAACGAGATAAACCATAAAGAGTGTCGGAGTCGAGGAATCCACCACAACCTTGTGGGATAACCTTGTTGTACTTGCAGTCACCAACTGCATAGAAAATAGGATCAGACTGGTTCATTGCAAAAACATCTCCAAGGCCCACGGGAATGTCATCACGACCCATCATATGAAGCAAATCATACACAGAATCAATGGTTGCAGCATTCGCCCAGCCAGTTGGACTCACAATTATAGCCTGAATGGAAGAAGATATTGCACATTGACAAGCATTGCTACCTCAACTTagttattttacaaaatttagtCCTTTATTTTAGACTCAGCCTGTTTCTGCAACGTCACTCGGGATAGAGGATCTAAATCAAAATAGAAGTCCATTTACCTTCAGATTAATTTCTTCTATTGGTAACTTAAGGAGGTAAAAGAGAGCTAGAAAATCTCCAGCGCTCATATCCATATCAAACACAACATTCTTTCCAAGATGTTTGCCTCTGAAATCTGGTTTGTAAAGTACTTTTTTGTAATAAGGAAATTGCGTAGAAAAGTTAAATCGTCCAGCGTTTTCTCTTCTGTTTATAACCTGTAACCCATGATAAATATAGTATTAGTTCTATAATTGTCTGTGCTTTTATCTTACATATGAAAATGCAACCAATTTAAACCAGAAATTAGTAACTTACATCCAGAAAGCTAACGAAAAACTCTCTGTCCAGTTCACTATTAGCATTTCGATTGGGTTTTGCTCTTATAGCAACAAGAATAGGCACTCCTCCTGGACCAAAAACTTCTTTTGTATAACCATCCTGATAAACACCACCAAGTCAGAATACATAACAGTACAAATTTAAGTATAGAGAAGTGAATGAAAAAAcagaaataaacaaagaaaatcatCCCATGAATAAGGAGTTAAATCATGCTTTTGCAAGTTACAACTAAATGTCAACTTTACTAGAGACAATAACTAAAAACCATAATCCAGATAATGACCTGAAACAATTCATCACCTGACATCTGCCTCTCCTGTTCTTTTCTATGCAGAATGGATCGCGAAGCTTAGTCTGAACATGACCACTGTGAACTTCATTTCGTGCTACGCTGAACTTTGGAGTTATATGACCATCAAAAATAGGATTTGATCCATCAGAGATCCCATATGGCTTGTTTGAAGTAACTATAGTGATATTGATATACTCCATTTCTGCAAATTCATTTTCTCCGTGCTGGTTGTGTTGTTTCTGCATGATTGAAGCAGCTACACCAGACATAAAGGAGTCCCACATAAAATAACTCTGCGTTTAGCAACACAAAATAAATCTGCATTTAGCAACATTGTCATCAGTAAATCACATTTTCACTGATGTTTTCATATAACTATGCATTTACTAAGCTCAACATTTCTAAAATATTACCGTGTTGAATTGGTCATCAAACCAAGTATCACGGGCCATTTTCAATGACTTGAAACAGTATTGTGCCTCGTAAGTATGCTGATTCTTCTCAAAAGTTTCAATAAACTTTTCAGTCACCGGAATGGTGTTTGTGGCATCCAATGGGACAAGAGTTACTGGAATGCCGGAATGAATTACCTACAGCATAAGGGAACGATGACAGTTGTTTACCAATAGGATTAGCTACCGCATATATGCAGTGAAAGGCCTATTGATTTCTGTAATACCTGATAAGCAGCAAAAGGATCCATAAAGAAATTGAATTCTGCATAAGGGTTGCTTGTGTAATCTGTGAATAAATTGCCAACTTCACCACATTGCTGCGGTTGGCAAGAGGAGCTGACATTCTGAGGACAGCAACCTGTAGGATTCCTTGACCTTACTCCACCTCccattatgtaaatgtgctcaacatttttctttaaatgtgGATTACTTAGGAGAAATAGCGCAAAATTTGTATGTGACGCGATGAGAAAAACCACTGTAGGCCCAGATGAAATCGTGTTGATCATTACTTGCTGCGCCGTTGGCTGTCGAAGAGGTGAATAATGTCTCTTCCCCTGTTGATAAGTGGaagatgaacatgttatgaaaacattttaaacataGGGGAACTAAGCAATAGACCTAAGCTCCTTCATCTAGTAATTTCACAAGGGATAAAACTTATCTTCTCCTCAAAAATAGTTGCATTAGTGTCAAGTCTAGATATACACATTCAGCACCTTCCGAAGTAAGACTCTTCATTACTCATATACAAGAAAAAGTTATATAATTTATGCAACTGCGTACATTCTACCCGCCCCAGACCACACTTTATGGGATTTCATTGGGAATGTTGTTGCTATATGCCATTTCATTGTGATTGACAGACAGCAAACAGAAGACAGATTTAAGTAGGCAGTGCTCTTTGGTTGATTAAACGATATTCTGCCGTTACATTCAACCATACTGCAGACTGCAGACTGAAGTTAAATTGTCTAATTCTGTTTCTTCTTGTGTAAAACCAGAAAAAATGTGATTAGGAAGCTAGACAAAGTAATCCTCCATTCAGTTTTAATGCAAAATGATACCTGTGGGAGGAAGCTCTTTCTGAATCCAAAATTAGAGTCGATATCCAAACGTCCTCCAGGACCTACAGGAATAGCCTGTCTGAATCTACAATAACCAGCTGTAGCATTTCCCTAACAAATCATTGAAAAGTTAACACACTCAAGATTTCAAGTAAACGAAAATTATGAAGACGTTTAACTAACCAGCAAATGATTCTTGACTCGCAGAGTAGAACCAAAAGTAGAgcaaatgaaaaatttatgttCACCTGATCAATTATAGGGAGATATCCACCAACATCAGGCAGAATGGTACCATTAGGAAGTATTCCACCTTCACCTCCCACACCAACAACAATATCGTCACGTCCCATCATGTAAAGCATATCATACACTTGATTTACAGCATGTCCTGCATCAGTCCATCCATTTGTGCTAATAGTTATTGCCTGCAGCCCAAAAATAACTCTCAATATACGAAAATATATCCCTTCCAAGTTATATTACATTCCATGACATgctttcaacaaaaaaaaggcAAACCTTTAAGTCTATTTGTGATGTGTTAAGTTTCAAAAGGTAGAAAAGAGCAAAGAAATCATCGGTATCCATATCTGTATCGACAAGAATTCGATGACCCTTTACTCCATTTACCAACAATATTAACACCATTGTTAGCATTACAACAAGTTCATGTAGCAGCAACATCTTCTCTTTCTCCTTCATCACAACTTTGCTTctgattttcttcaaactatTAGTTATTAATAGGAATAAACAGAAAGGGCTGCAAATTAACAGAAGGAATGTTTAAGGGATTTTATAGACACaataaattcttttatataatattagtaTCAATTTAAATGATTAATGGGGTACAAAGTAACACTTTGCTCAACAAAGTACAAATTTTGTCTGggatatataaatttgaattcgtGCCGAAAAGTTAGAAGTGATCCCTACTTTATTTTGGGgcacttcaaattattttttttaatttttacaccTATTTttgctataaaaaaaaattgtaggcCAAAGTATTCTTATTGATGACCTAATTTTGTGTGATATCTAAGTTTAGAGAACTTTTACTGTATAGGTTTGGTAAGAATAAAGTTATGTCTCTTATTTTACTGTATAACTTGTGAATTATGAATCAAACATATGCCTCTATTAGCAAAGTTTTTTAAGAATTAAGTGACATAACTTGTAATTACattatgatacaaaatataaatttatgccGTAATTTTTTTCAATGGTAGAGATATTTTCGGCCACTTTAGCTcttagtatatattttattgtgttttttgtATCCTCGTGACATCTTAgatgtattatgtcatgtatgATACGTGTGTCTACTCgttcaattttataatattttaagtgtttactTGTGCACATTCAAAGTTGGAGAGCATAGTTGTTCGTTAGCGCCAAGTTAATGGTCGTATTATGcctattttttaatcttaagaTGTACCAGAGATAAATGGTGACTAATC comes from Solanum pennellii chromosome 1, SPENNV200 and encodes:
- the LOC107016208 gene encoding uncharacterized protein LOC107016208 isoform X2; protein product: MKEKEKMLLLHELVVMLTMVLILLVNGVKGHRILVDTDMDTDDFFALFYLLKLNTSQIDLKAITISTNGWTDAGHAVNQVYDMLYMMGRDDIVVGVGGEGGILPNGTILPDVGGYLPIIDQGNATAGYCRFRQAIPVGPGGRLDIDSNFGFRKSFLPQGKRHYSPLRQPTAQQVMINTISSGPTVVFLIASHTNFALFLLSNPHLKKNVEHIYIMGGGVRSRNPTGCCPQNVSSSCQPQQCGEVGNLFTDYTSNPYAEFNFFMDPFAAYQVIHSGIPVTLVPLDATNTIPVTEKFIETFEKNQHTYEAQYCFKSLKMARDTWFDDQFNTIYFVLLNAELFYVGLLYVWCSCFNHAETTQPARRK
- the LOC107016208 gene encoding uncharacterized protein LOC107016208 isoform X1, whose translation is MKEKEKMLLLHELVVMLTMVLILLVNGVKGHRILVDTDMDTDDFFALFYLLKLNTSQIDLKAITISTNGWTDAGHAVNQVYDMLYMMGRDDIVVGVGGEGGILPNGTILPDVGGYLPIIDQGNATAGYCRFRQAIPVGPGGRLDIDSNFGFRKSFLPQGKRHYSPLRQPTAQQVMINTISSGPTVVFLIASHTNFALFLLSNPHLKKNVEHIYIMGGGVRSRNPTGCCPQNVSSSCQPQQCGEVGNLFTDYTSNPYAEFNFFMDPFAAYQVIHSGIPVTLVPLDATNTIPVTEKFIETFEKNQHTYEAQYCFKSLKMARDTWFDDQFNTSYFMWDSFMSGVAASIMQKQHNQHGENEFAEMEYINITIVTSNKPYGISDGSNPIFDGHITPKFSVARNEVHSGHVQTKLRDPFCIEKNRRGRCQDGYTKEVFGPGGVPILVAIRAKPNRNANSELDREFFVSFLDVINRRENAGRFNFSTQFPYYKKVLYKPDFRGKHLGKNVVFDMDMSAGDFLALFYLLKLPIEEINLKAIIVSPTGWANAATIDSVYDLLHMMGRDDIPVGLGDVFAMNQSDPIFYAVGDCKYNKVIPQGCGGFLDSDTLYGLSRSLPRSPRRYTAENSMKYGALRDTDHPELRQPLALEVWESAVKLLRPGSKITILTNGPLTNIAKIVLTGENTTKAIQDIIIVGGHMNHDNIENGNVINVPSNRFAELNMFLDPLAAQTVLSSDLNITLIPLGIQQKVSAFPEILEMLNLTKRTPEAIFARRLLSRLHHLKKRHPKYKHMDTFLGEILGAVVLAGDHSVLESTFGVKNIKVSASGCESEDGQILIDEKQGKSVRVLENVDPLAYYNAFANRLGDVKQSAIVGSFDKQRRIWNTPFNRKKTTP